One part of the Nitrosopumilus sp. genome encodes these proteins:
- the hflX gene encoding GTPase HflX, producing MKSAILITYDQEDSINEAKGLCDAAGYEVVHIIQQDYLQKPKYGISGGVLERLEEIADKLRPEVIIFDEILKPSQNYNLASALHREILDREGLILEIFESRASSAESKLQVKLAQLRYEMARAKEKVRLANMGEQPGFMGIGKFEVDVYYNDIKHRMQTLRSKLEKAGKQRELHRQGRKRLGFKTISLAGYTSAGKTTLFNKVTGESRAQSKELFTTLTTTTRRLTINQEPFLIADTVGFISKLPAYMIDAFKSTLEELTYTDIILLVIDISDSVFELKKKFSSCMRTLSELGVEQDKIIYVLNKDDLLKQDEIDRKINILNLAENKKVISVSAKTGKNVNELKKLIKNITMSQNSYNFNKNSFEGAKETFGN from the coding sequence ATGAAATCTGCAATTTTAATCACATATGACCAGGAAGATTCGATTAACGAGGCCAAAGGACTCTGTGATGCAGCAGGGTATGAAGTAGTTCACATTATCCAGCAAGATTATCTTCAAAAACCAAAATACGGAATTAGTGGAGGAGTTTTAGAAAGATTAGAAGAGATAGCAGATAAGCTTAGGCCAGAGGTAATAATATTTGATGAAATTTTGAAACCAAGTCAAAATTATAATTTAGCTTCAGCCTTACATCGTGAAATTTTAGATAGAGAAGGATTAATTCTTGAAATCTTTGAAAGCAGGGCATCAAGTGCAGAATCAAAGTTGCAAGTCAAATTAGCTCAGTTGAGATATGAGATGGCCAGAGCAAAAGAAAAAGTTCGTCTTGCAAATATGGGTGAGCAACCAGGGTTTATGGGCATTGGAAAATTTGAGGTGGATGTCTATTATAACGATATTAAACACAGAATGCAAACATTAAGATCTAAACTTGAAAAAGCAGGAAAACAAAGAGAACTTCATAGACAAGGACGAAAAAGACTTGGATTCAAGACTATTTCACTTGCAGGATATACATCTGCAGGAAAAACAACCTTGTTTAACAAAGTAACAGGTGAATCAAGAGCACAAAGCAAAGAACTGTTTACAACACTTACAACAACTACACGAAGATTAACTATCAATCAAGAACCATTCTTAATTGCAGATACAGTTGGATTTATCAGTAAATTGCCTGCATATATGATTGATGCATTCAAATCAACTTTAGAAGAACTAACATACACAGACATCATTCTATTAGTAATTGATATTAGTGATTCTGTATTTGAATTGAAAAAGAAATTTTCCAGTTGCATGAGAACTTTAAGTGAGTTAGGGGTTGAACAAGATAAAATAATTTATGTGTTAAATAAAGATGATTTATTAAAACAGGATGAGATAGACCGAAAAATCAATATTCTAAATTTAGCTGAAAATAAAAAAGTGATTTCAGTTTCTGCAAAAACAGGCAAAAATGTTAATGAATTGAAAAAATTAATCAAGAATATCACTATGAGTCAAAATTCATACAATTTCAATAAAAATTCATTTGAAGGAGCAAAAGAAACATTTGGTAATTGA